The following are from one region of the Fusarium keratoplasticum isolate Fu6.1 chromosome 4, whole genome shotgun sequence genome:
- a CDS encoding FMN hydroxy acid dehydrogenase domain-containing protein, whose product MANRGRSYDEQVHSLKDLQRLGSEKLVRSTREYYNEGAMDLITLHENESAYDRYRIRPRVLRDISVIDTSATIFGTKVKFPFGFSPTAMQQLAHPDGEEGTAKATATVGVPMGLSNYSTIELEKVISHGKGNPYVMQMSLLKNKDAMIKMIKRAEKAGFKALLVTLDAPYLGRRLNEFRNKFSLPQGMEYPNLFPGVDVTNLEDGDESMAYDCALEWPQLMPFFRKHTKMQIWGKGIYTADDAELAIKHGLDGIVVSNHGGRQLDSVPASLDVLREVVPIAKGHIPIAVDGGIRRGTDIFKALALGADFCLAGRPAIWGLAYNGEKGVELALNLLYDEFKTCMALAGCKNVNEITKDYISLLQPDGRLSKL is encoded by the exons ATGGCGAACCGTGGTAGAAGTTACGATGAGCAGGTCCATTCCCTCAAGGACCTGCAGAGGCTTGGTTCAGAGAAGCTGGTCAGGTCAACGAGAG AATACTACAATGAGGGTGCCATGGATCTCATCAC ACTCCACGAAAACGAATCCGCATATGACCGCTACAGAATCCGCCCCCGCGTCCTCCGGGACATCTCCGTCATCGACACCAGCGCCACAATCTTTGGCACAAAGGTCAAGTTCCCGTTTGGCTTTTCACCAACTGCCATGCAGCAGCTGGCGCATCCCGACGGTGAAGAGGGAACCGCCAAAGCCACAGCAACAGTGGGTGTACCCATGGGTCTGAGCAACTACTCCACCATTGAGCTTGAAAAGGTGATTTCCCATGGAAAGGGGAATCCGTATGTGATGCAGATGAGTCTGCTTAAGAATAAGGATGCTATGATCAAGATGATTAAGCGAGCTGAGA AGGCTGGATTCAAGGCCCTGCTGGTCACTCTCGATGCTCCCTACCTCGGCCGACGATTAAACGAGTTCCGCAACAAATTTAGCCTTCCCCAGGGCATGGAGTATCCCAACCTCTTCCCTGGTGTCGATGTCACCAATCTCGAGGACGGCGACGAGTCGATGGCATACG ACTGCGCTCTCGAGTGGCCTCAGTTGATGCCCTTTTTCCGCAAGCACACCAAGATGCAGATCTGGGGCAAGGGCA TTTACACCGCCGATGACGCCGAGCTAGCCATCAAGCACGGCCTCGATGGTATCGTTGTCTCCAACCACGGCGGCCGCCAGCTTGACAGTGTGCCTGCATCCCTTGATGTTCTTCGAGAGGTTGTTCCGATTGCCAAGGGCCATATTCCCATCGCCGTTGACGGAGGCATTCGTCGCGGTACCGACATCTTCAAAGCTCTAGCATTGGGAGCCGACTTTTGTCTTGCTGGACGACCGGCCATCTGGGGCCTAGCT TACAACGGAGAAAAGGGTGTCGAACTCGCTCTCAACCTTCTCTACGACGAGTTCAAGACATGCATGGCGCTCGCTGG CTGCAAAAACGTCAACGAGATCACAAAGGACTACATTTCTCTGCTGCAGCCCGATGGAAGGCTTTCCAAGCTGTAA
- a CDS encoding Zn(2)-C6 fungal-type domain-containing protein — protein MSSSTRSSYRSRKRTKTFTGCWTCRARKIKCDEGRPHCRQCREKRVTCEGYDARLQWLTPDTCGKSSLRSEIPCESSLTQSLRRHIPAEPPKSVLAWSQVEGILRFIDSLEADLGSDGGENVCASLQNFGVFSVKQSQSPEPAPEAHGLTDLQPEPVAHQSDDGDLDMGAEAIPNFFFDNFASPSYSETAAAWDLCNLYDHQSSLALENQPQEDPPAQHKSPPTISNHCHEPPAPATEDLIVRHELQTTKADKLCKASTPDETWRLDYNELLHCLEPYIVPGQERFLMDHYRNRVVNLFCVIDNGKSPWKTIHLPRVLQCVGELSFGGSTTRIRNALRNALLSISAFYLSNDHKTSEREDEAKRWGNVASRYRCDAIGLLKQAVESDLYGGERPRYKEFLATMLSMITINVMSGDTDTCSVHLDGAEQLINHMSIRKFKFSRKARALHRIYLYLRVLYESTAPRTRTGTASRFSPSLSSHRAMGPHPTSLPQRLFLESDDSPSSMMPMEVSSTITQEPMAEMAAYECIYGIPQSLLLLLKDAIEIIDMVDMERKKTESTTISEPLGSLCDKLENDILDWPLEERLAWCQEANKGMSAEIIHHQTRAFHNALIIYFSQNVRLLGYRYLRQYVHTILDSIEAIEKIKAETKILAAPLFWPAFIGATEAFEPSLQERFRQWYNNVSVYGIEAVRTGIQVVHEVWRRGPATNRRVKSSWRSIVESNGDSLMLT, from the exons ATGTCGTCCTCTACTCGATCTAGCTACCGATCGCGGAAGCGTACCAAGACGTTTACCGGCTGCTGGACATGTCGCGCCCGCAAGATCAAGTGCGACGAGGGAAGACCGCATTGTCGTCAATGTCGCGAGAAGCGTGTGACGTGCGAAGGCTATGATGCCCGTCTTCAGTGGCTGACGCCGGATACGTGCGGTAAATCTAGTCTTCGCTCTGAGATTCCGTGCGAGTCTTCCCTGACGCAATCTCTTAGGCGTCACATACCTGCTG AGCCCCCAAAGTCGGTATTGGCTTGGAGCCAGGTGGAGGGTATTCTCCGCTTTATCGACTCCCTTGAGGCTGATCTGGGGTCTGATGGTGGGGAAAATGTGTGCGCATCTCTCCAAAATTTTGGTGTCTTCAGCGTGAAGCAGTCTCAGTCTCCTGAACCGGCCCCTGAGGCCCATGGCCTGACTGACCTGCAGCCGGAGCCAGTTGCTCACCAgagtgatgatggtgatctGGACATGGGCGCAGAAGCCATTCCGAACTTTTTCTTTGACAACTTTGCTTCCCCTTCATACTCGGAGACAGCTGCCGCATGGGACTTGTGTAACCTCTACGATCACCAGTcctcgttggccttggagaaTCAACCCCAGGAAGATCCTCCAGCCCAACACAAATCCCCTCCTACCATCTCGAACCACTGTCACGAACCTCCTGCACCCGCGACTGAAGATCTTATTGTCCGACATGAGTTACAAACAACCAAGGCCGACAAACTCTGCAAGGCCTCGACGCCGGACGAGACATGGCGCCTTGACTACAACGAGCTTCTTCATTGCCTTGAACCCTACATTGTACCTGGTCAAGAACGATTCTTGATGGACCATTACCGCAACCGAGTTGTCAACCTCTTTTGCGTCATCGACAACGGCAAAAGCCCCTGGAAGACGATACATCTGCCTCGAGTCCTACAATGCGTTGGTGAGCTGAGCTTTGGTGgttcgacgacgaggattCGGAACGCTCTACGAAATGCTCTCCTGTCTATCAGTGCCTTTTACTTGTCCAATGATCATAAAACTTCTGAacgagaggatgaagctaAGAGATGGGGCAATGTTGCTTCGCGATATCGTTGCGATGCCATCGGACTACTCAAGCAGGCCGTCGAGTCGGATCTATATGGTGGGGAGCGACCAAGGTACAAGGAGTTTCTTGCTACAATGTTGTCCATGATCACTATCAAT GTCATGTCTGGAGACACAGACACTTGCAGCGTGCATCTCGACGGCGCTGAGCAACTCATCAACCACATGAGCATACGCAAGTTCAAGTTCTCTCGAAAGGCTCGAGCCTTGCATCGAATTTATCTATACTTGCGTGTTCTCTACGAGAGCACGGCCCCCAGAACAAGAACTGGAACAGCATCTCGCTTCTCGCCCTCCCTTAGCTCGCACAGAGCAATGGGTCCACATCCCACGAGCCTACCGCAGCGTCTTTTCCTCGAGTCGGATGATTCACCGTCTTCCATGATGCCGATGGAAGTGAGCTCCACTATTACCCAGGAACCgatggctgagatggcggCGTACGAGTGCATCTATGGCATACCCCAAAGCTTGTTGCTGCTTCTCAAGGATGCAATCGAGATCATTGACATGGTGGATATGGAGCGTAAAAAGACTGAGAGCACGACAATATCTGAGCCACTGGGAAGTTTATGCGATAAACTTGAGAACGATATACTTGATTGGCCTCTGGAGGAGCGCCTCGCTTGGTGTCAAGAGGCTAACAAGGGGATGAGCGCCGAaatcatccatcaccagaCTCGAGCATTCCACAACGCCTTGATCATTTACTTTTCGCAAAACGTTCGACTTCTTGGATACCGATACCTCCGACAGTACGTCCACACGATCCTCGACAGCATTGAAGCCAttgagaagatcaaggccgagaccaagatccTAGCGGCGCCACTCTTCTGGCCTGCTTTCATCGGGGCTACTGAGGCTTTTGAGCCATCTCTACAGGAGAGGTTCAGACAATGGTACAACAACGTTTCGGTTTATGGCATTGAGGCTGTGAGGACTGGGATTCAGGTTGTGCATGAGGTCTGGCGACGAGGGCCGGCCACGAATAGACGGGTGAAGAGCTCTTGGAGGAGTATTGTCGAGAGCAATGGGGACAGCCTGATGCTGACTTGA
- a CDS encoding HET domain-containing protein — MRLLNATTLRLETVKPGSEPYAILSHRWTDDEVLFNDVENGTAHERRGYAKLRGCCDIALSQNLKYVWIDTCCIDKSSSAELSEEINSMFRWYSMAEVCYAYLHDATGEQDYLSSEWFGRGWTLQELIAPKKVEFYAKNWTKFGCRSQLSKALSKNTGIAEAYLHGADLSRASIAERMSWAAKRVTTRPEDMAYCLLGIFNTHMSPIYGEGGGMAFIRLQRELLEKSSDHSFLAWGSPTAPEALAVAAPEATDVLSGVLARSPASFEGCGDVETWDQVVTATTTPIIMQNVGIQARLPVTTIGSRSLLMLRCHWRHDHWNVIAVPVKKRSGRWYRTSPETTTCPEDQWPDNISDKLLSQNPYVQSADIHYAIKPLPLGLRVAEVFPDDSWEEPRDTQTRIKSRGSAGSPTATFVRLKDGAESDGVKCDYVLKLDVDGSRGQTATCQLGILPRDSPLLQADQLTSAFGGFGLAVTIAGESSALAVELKTRLLHGKEAHVVDLFMDETRRKREASCSRALPELPSKTEKDEDKRLAQLDRERQAREEREEIQKMMGERETRHKDNNNCLRVAICWPIVVTIFWIVPIAGTSGWVRVCWIAGYVALITLDILVTVAYFNRPNGSEQRQ; from the coding sequence ATGCGCCTTCTGAATGCCACCACCCTCCGCCTCGAAACTGTGAAACCAGGTTCCGAGCCCTACGCAATCCTCTCCCACCGCTGGACCGACGATGAGGTGTTGTTCAACGATGTCGAGAATGGCACCGCCCACGAGAGGCGGGGATACGCCAAGCTCCGTGGCTGCTGTGATATCGCTCTCAGCCAGAACCTGAAGTACGTGTGGATTGACACTTGCTGCATCgacaagagcagcagcgccgagCTTTCAGAGGAGATCAACTCCATGTTCCGCTGGTATAGCATGGCTGAGGTCTGCTACGCCTACCTGCACGACGCGACGGGTGAGCAGGACTATCTCTCGAGCGAGTGGTTCGGTCGCGGGTGGACGCTGCAGGAGCTCATCGCCCCCAAGAAGGTAGAGTTCTACGCCAAGAATTGGACCAAATTCGGCTGCCGCTCCCAACTGTCCAAAGCACTGAGCAAGAATACGGGTATCGCCGAGGCATATCTCCACGGCGCAGACCTGTCGAGGGCGTCCATTGCCGAGAGAATGTCCTGGGCCGCGAAGCGCGTGACGACCAGGCCCGAAGACATGGCCTACTGCCTCCTCGGTATATTCAACACTCATATGAGCCCGATTTACGGAGAGGGCGGTGGGATGGCCTTCATCCGCCTGCAGCGCGAGCTCCTCGAAAAATCCAGCGACCACTCATTCCTTGCCTGGGGCTCGCCGACCGCCCCCgaggccctcgccgtcgCGGCCCCGGAAGCAACGGACGTCCTGAGCGGCGTGCTCGCGCGGTCACCGGCCTCTTTCGAGGGGTGCGGCGACGTAGAGACCTGGGACCAAGTCGTGACCGCAACGACCACACCCATCATCATGCAGAACGTgggcatccaagcccgacTGCCCGTCACAACGATCGGATCTCGGAGCCTCCTGATGCTCAGGTGTCACTGGCGCCACGACCACTGGAACGTCATCGCCGTGCCGGTGAAGAAGCGCTCCGGCCGGTGGTACAGGACCTCTCCGGAGACCACGACCTGCCCGGAGGACCAGTGGCCAGACAACATCAGCGACAAGCTACTGTCCCAGAACCCGTACGTGCAGTCTGCCGATATTCACTACGCGATCAAGCCTCTTCCACTGGGACTGCGCGTTGCGGAGGTCTTCCCCGACGACTCATGGGAAGAGCCTCGCGACACGCAGACCCGGATCAAGAGTAGAGGCAGCGCAGGATCGCCAACCGCGACATTCGTCAGGTTGAAGGATGGCGCCGAGTCCGACGGTGTCAAGTGTGACTACGTCCTGAAACTCGACGTCGACGGTTCTCGCGGCCAGACCGCCACCTGCCAGCTCGGCATCCTGCCGCGCGACTCACCCCTGCTACAGGCGGATCAGCTGACCAGCGCATTCGGCGGTTTCGGCCTGGCGGTAACCATTGCTGGCGAGTCCTCGGCGCTCGCGGTGGAATTGAAGACGAGACTTCTCCACGGAAAGGAGGCGCACGTGGTGGATCTGTTCATGGACGAGACGCGGAGGAAACGCGAGGCATCTTGCAGTCGGGCGCTGCCGGAGCTCCCGTCGAAGActgagaaggacgaggacaagcGGCTGGCCCAGCTGGACAGAGAAAGGCAGGCtagagaggagagggaggagatACAGAAAATGATGGGGGAGAGGGAGACGCGACATAAGGATAACAACAATTGTCTGAGAGTTGCCATTTGTTGGCCGATCGTGGTTACGATCTTCTGGATCGTGCCCATTGCAGGCACAAGCGGATGGGTGCGAGTGTGTTGGATCGCTGGTTATGTGGCCTTGATCACGCTCGATATCCTCGTCACAGTGGCGTACTTTAACAGGCCCAATGGCTCGGAACAGCGGCAATAA